In the Magnolia sinica isolate HGM2019 chromosome 15, MsV1, whole genome shotgun sequence genome, one interval contains:
- the LOC131227239 gene encoding uncharacterized protein LOC131227239: MDAMKNMIADHPYIVFYPSTHSVTSFYPKPNTHFGNSDILKVSGACTLVSELMGGSSSEPSERLEMEEMNVVDDVSEEDFDSKSKLDEEVSEESDGDERCVNEILYEESVKTKLEFLAGMVGVDSSQPADVLTEVVRVLKDLERERRKLSYEICNSGVKM, translated from the coding sequence ATGGATGCAATGAAGAATATGATAGCGGATCATCCCTACATCGTTTTCTATCCTTCTACCCATTCCGTTACGTCTTTCTATCCAAAACCCAACACCCATTTTGGGAATTCCGATATTTTGAAGGTTTCAGGTGCATGCACGCTTGTTTCCGAGCTTATGGGTGGTAGCTCTTCTGAGCCTTCTGAGAGGCTTGAGATGGAGGAAATGAACGTTGTCGATGATGTATCGGAAGAAGATTTCGACTCGAAATCGAAACTTGATGAGGAGGTGTCCGAGGAATCGGACGGTGATGAGAGATGCGTGAATGAGATCTTGTATGAAGAGAGTGTGAAGACGAAGCTTGAGTTCTTGGCTGGGATGGTTGGTGTTGACTCTAGTCAACCAGCTGATGTGTTGACTGAAGTCGTTCGGGTTTTGAAAGATTTGGAGCGAGAAAGGAGGAAGTTGTCGTATGAAATTTGTAATTCAGGGGTAAAAATGTAA